The Vibrio astriarenae genome contains a region encoding:
- a CDS encoding heme biosynthesis protein HemY produces MFRTIFLFVVLGLGLFVGSQYSGQQGYVLISFADKTIEMSVTTLVIFIIAALAALFFLEFILKRAASMSYNTWNWFSVRKLRRSRRYTNEGIIKLLEGDFKHAEKKVMRWANHHDKPLLCYLIAAEAAFSQGDENKRQQYLEKASEQDDSTLAVGLTKAKQDIRAKNCELAFDTLTTLSGQFPNNTLILDLLKGVYIELKLWQPLIDIIPKLARDKVLTKQEADSYLIRAHSGLLEDVAQQQGSEGLVAHWDRLTKKLKSDPTLITAFAKQLIARKADYEALGVIKSVLKKNHIEELYALLPEMNLSDRHPVSQFLLSAVKKDPNNAAAHSALGQLYIRDQNWTEAQKHLEQALEKRSNVSDYAYLADALEHQNLNQAARDVSRKALTLVK; encoded by the coding sequence ATGTTTAGAACCATCTTTCTCTTTGTTGTTCTTGGCTTAGGACTCTTCGTTGGCTCTCAATACTCTGGCCAACAAGGCTATGTACTCATATCCTTTGCGGATAAAACCATTGAAATGAGTGTCACTACACTCGTCATCTTCATCATTGCTGCATTAGCCGCATTGTTCTTTCTTGAATTCATTCTCAAACGTGCCGCGTCAATGAGTTACAACACGTGGAACTGGTTTAGCGTCCGTAAGCTAAGACGCTCACGACGCTATACCAATGAAGGAATCATCAAGCTTCTTGAAGGTGATTTTAAACACGCAGAGAAGAAAGTAATGCGTTGGGCAAACCACCATGACAAACCTCTACTGTGTTATCTGATTGCTGCTGAGGCTGCGTTTAGTCAAGGAGATGAAAACAAACGCCAACAATATCTTGAAAAGGCAAGTGAGCAAGACGATTCAACACTGGCTGTCGGTCTGACAAAGGCCAAACAAGATATACGAGCAAAGAACTGCGAGCTCGCTTTTGACACACTCACCACGTTGAGTGGGCAATTCCCCAATAACACCTTGATTCTGGATCTGTTGAAAGGTGTCTACATAGAGCTCAAACTCTGGCAACCACTTATCGACATCATACCAAAACTGGCCAGAGATAAAGTGTTAACGAAACAGGAAGCCGATAGCTACTTGATCAGAGCACACTCAGGCCTTCTTGAAGATGTCGCGCAACAGCAAGGCAGCGAAGGGTTAGTTGCCCACTGGGATCGATTAACCAAAAAGCTCAAGAGTGACCCTACTCTCATCACCGCTTTTGCAAAACAACTCATCGCAAGAAAAGCAGATTATGAAGCACTTGGCGTTATTAAAAGTGTCTTAAAGAAGAATCATATCGAAGAGCTGTATGCTCTACTGCCTGAAATGAACCTTTCTGATCGACATCCGGTGAGTCAATTCTTGCTATCTGCAGTTAAGAAAGATCCCAACAATGCTGCCGCACACAGTGCATTAGGGCAACTGTATATACGTGACCAAAACTGGACTGAAGCCCAAAAGCACTTAGAGCAAGCCCTAGAAAAACGTTCTAATGTCTCTGACTACGCTTACTTGGCAGACGCACTTGAGCATCAAAATCTCAATCAAGCAGCACGAGACGTCTCACGTAAGGCTTTAACTCTTGTTAAATAG
- a CDS encoding uroporphyrinogen-III C-methyltransferase, giving the protein MTKKVNEQPESNKKAQEDESTLKDQNTSKEEQASSSAPQEKPTQDSNKSTTKPATPRNPQENNKEKKPSSKLAIIAILIALGIGAAGFYKLQEQDKIYQAEIAALKTQIEMKQNEMVSSLEDTQAQTIQKATELTHRAEVAIEQQQNSIESLQLAISDVQGRRPNDWLLAEADHLVKLAGRKLFLEKDAVTATRLMETADQRIATLNDPSLVPLRQQMAKDITTLKGIPLVDREGLVLRLTALQQQVSGLPLANAILPEAQPQEEITVSNDINDWQDNLKNSLKSFSENFITFRSRDGNVIPLLSPQQHFYLSENIKGKLETAIKSVYLEQGEIYQTSLANAVEWSETFFDQDEHQVKQFNSALKELQQQDIDVTYPQALVSQQPLEDVISDRLRRNVTSIVEESE; this is encoded by the coding sequence ATGACAAAAAAAGTTAATGAGCAACCAGAATCAAATAAAAAAGCTCAAGAAGATGAGTCCACGTTGAAAGATCAAAACACGAGTAAAGAGGAACAGGCCTCTTCAAGTGCACCTCAGGAAAAACCAACTCAAGATAGCAATAAGTCGACGACTAAACCGGCTACCCCCCGTAATCCTCAAGAAAACAACAAAGAGAAAAAGCCAAGCAGTAAGCTTGCCATTATCGCTATTCTTATTGCCCTTGGTATTGGCGCTGCAGGTTTTTATAAGCTTCAAGAGCAAGACAAAATCTACCAAGCAGAAATTGCCGCTTTGAAAACGCAAATAGAGATGAAACAAAATGAGATGGTCTCAAGCCTTGAGGATACTCAAGCTCAAACAATACAGAAGGCGACAGAGCTAACTCACCGTGCCGAGGTAGCCATTGAGCAACAACAAAACAGCATTGAGAGCCTCCAACTGGCGATTTCAGACGTGCAAGGACGTCGACCAAATGATTGGCTGCTGGCTGAAGCGGACCATTTAGTTAAATTGGCGGGTCGTAAGTTATTTTTAGAGAAAGACGCGGTGACGGCGACAAGACTAATGGAAACCGCCGACCAGCGGATTGCGACCTTAAATGACCCTAGTTTGGTTCCACTGCGTCAGCAAATGGCAAAAGACATTACAACCCTCAAAGGTATACCACTGGTTGACAGAGAAGGCTTAGTACTTCGTCTAACCGCACTGCAACAGCAAGTGAGCGGCTTACCTCTCGCTAATGCGATATTACCAGAGGCACAACCACAAGAAGAGATCACCGTCTCCAATGACATCAATGATTGGCAAGATAACCTAAAAAATTCACTTAAGTCATTCAGTGAGAACTTTATTACCTTCCGTAGCCGTGATGGTAACGTCATCCCGCTACTTTCACCTCAGCAACATTTTTATCTCAGTGAGAACATTAAAGGTAAGCTAGAAACCGCCATTAAGTCGGTTTATCTAGAGCAAGGGGAGATCTATCAAACCTCATTAGCGAATGCGGTTGAGTGGAGTGAGACGTTCTTTGACCAAGACGAGCACCAAGTAAAACAGTTTAACAGCGCACTGAAAGAGCTCCAACAACAGGATATTGATGTTACTTATCCGCAGGCACTGGTCTCACAGCAACCATTAGAAGATGTAATCAGCGATCGTCTACGACGTAATGTGACTAGCATTGTAGAGGAGTCTGAATAA
- a CDS encoding uroporphyrinogen-III synthase — protein sequence MSVLITRPDEPGKQLTQQLLEVGISAHHFPLISICASTAIDHLQLDINCSDIIIAVSQYAVIYADKAISSWPKHSTYLAIGSKTAQQLEQVTQSKVYTPEIHESESFLTLPQLQPSTVKGKKVTILRGNGGRELIKERLSLRGADVEYREVYQRKNLYFDSKLTVKEWKDKQIKHVVITSNEQLNHLLSMCKSDKQWLIERTLYVPSERIATQAKALGFSKVICTHGASNPVISCALQAHIKENNQ from the coding sequence ATGTCTGTGCTCATCACTCGGCCTGATGAGCCGGGCAAGCAATTAACACAGCAACTCTTAGAGGTGGGCATATCAGCCCACCATTTTCCCCTTATTTCAATCTGCGCCTCTACAGCAATCGATCACCTTCAACTCGATATTAATTGCAGCGATATTATTATTGCCGTTAGCCAATATGCGGTGATTTATGCCGACAAAGCCATCTCATCTTGGCCGAAGCACTCCACCTACCTCGCCATCGGCAGCAAAACAGCCCAACAGCTGGAACAAGTGACACAGTCAAAGGTCTACACACCAGAGATCCATGAAAGTGAGTCTTTTCTGACTCTTCCTCAACTTCAGCCATCCACGGTCAAAGGAAAAAAGGTCACGATATTGAGGGGCAACGGTGGACGAGAGCTGATTAAAGAGCGTCTGTCTTTAAGAGGGGCCGATGTTGAATATCGAGAGGTTTATCAGCGAAAAAATCTCTATTTTGATTCAAAATTAACCGTTAAAGAGTGGAAAGATAAACAAATAAAACATGTTGTTATCACAAGCAACGAGCAACTAAACCATCTATTATCTATGTGCAAGAGTGACAAACAGTGGTTAATAGAGCGCACGCTTTACGTTCCCAGTGAACGCATCGCGACACAAGCAAAAGCGCTGGGATTCTCAAAAGTAATTTGTACCCATGGCGCGTCAAACCCTGTCATTAGCTGTGCTCTCCAAGCTCACATTAAGGAAAATAACCAATGA
- the hemC gene encoding hydroxymethylbilane synthase, whose protein sequence is MNTNTPIRIATRKSPLALWQAHYVKDALQAAHPGLEVELVTMVTKGDIILDTPLAKVGGKGLFVKELEVAMLEGRADLAVHSMKDVPVEFPEGLGLVTICEREDPRDAFVSNTYQSIDELPQGAVVGTCSLRRQCQIKEARPDLIIKELRGNVGTRLGKLDAGEYDAIILAAAGLKRLELEARIRSFIEPEQSLPAVGQGAVGIECRLDDERLIELLKPLNHKDTQDRVLAERAMNLTLEGGCQVPIGSYALLDGDNLWLRALVGEPDGSCIVRGEISGHRQEAEKLGVELANQLLDDGAKEILTRLYQED, encoded by the coding sequence ATGAACACCAACACACCAATTCGCATCGCGACGCGTAAAAGCCCACTTGCTCTTTGGCAAGCACACTATGTTAAAGATGCTCTCCAAGCCGCGCATCCTGGATTGGAAGTGGAACTGGTAACAATGGTCACCAAAGGTGACATTATTTTAGACACCCCTTTGGCGAAAGTTGGCGGAAAAGGTCTGTTTGTAAAAGAGTTGGAAGTCGCCATGCTTGAAGGCAGAGCCGATCTCGCGGTTCATTCAATGAAAGATGTTCCTGTCGAATTTCCTGAAGGGCTTGGGCTCGTCACTATCTGTGAGCGTGAAGACCCTCGAGATGCATTTGTGTCCAACACCTATCAAAGCATTGATGAGCTGCCACAAGGTGCCGTGGTCGGCACATGTAGCCTACGTCGCCAATGCCAAATTAAAGAAGCTCGCCCAGACCTCATCATCAAAGAGCTACGAGGTAATGTCGGCACGCGCTTGGGTAAGTTAGATGCAGGAGAATATGATGCGATTATCCTAGCAGCCGCTGGCCTAAAGCGTCTCGAGCTGGAAGCGCGTATTCGCAGTTTCATCGAGCCAGAACAGTCGCTTCCTGCTGTGGGTCAAGGCGCTGTCGGTATTGAGTGCCGTCTGGATGATGAGCGTTTAATTGAGCTGCTCAAGCCACTTAATCACAAAGACACGCAAGATCGCGTTCTCGCCGAACGTGCAATGAATCTTACTCTTGAAGGGGGCTGCCAAGTGCCAATCGGCAGTTACGCGCTATTAGATGGTGATAACTTATGGCTGAGAGCGCTTGTTGGTGAGCCCGATGGCTCATGCATTGTTCGAGGCGAAATTTCAGGTCACCGCCAAGAAGCAGAGAAACTCGGTGTCGAGTTGGCCAATCAACTACTTGATGACGGCGCAAAAGAGATTTTGACTCGCCTTTACCAAGAGGACTAA
- a CDS encoding class I adenylate cyclase, protein MQAYTTKLTDRLDILNQQRVERALALMNVPCQQVFHQIPTLLHFNHPILPGYYSELTPYGVFGMEFNDHQKKYITNTELTVGHTLHQAEQPAIHALYTMGSTSSIGQSTSSDLDIWVCVSSDMPSMDREALTNKCLLITEWAKGQGVEANFFLMDEQRFRHNHSEEMTGDNCGSSQHMLLLDEFYRSAVRLAGKRLLWQIVPPEMEECYDQYVSQLCQQHYIDCNEWIDFGQLNGIPAEEYFGANLWQLYKSIDSPYKSVLKAILLEAYSWEYPNTQLLSLDSKRRFFAQEPDLYGMDSYYLMLEKVTRYLERIGDHERLELVRRCFYLKTHEKLSREPGVGSVSVPWRREALADMVAQWQWDQDKIEELDDRRNWKVEQVKVVHHSLLDALMQSYRNLIQFARRNNITSAISPQDISILARKLYAAFEVLPGKVTLLNPQISPDLHESDLTFVEVKPGQTNPEGWYLYKQPLIAHRLIGQPKLEHNQYLSKLVAWSFFNGLITESTRLNAVVRDADIDIDKFYQMVGDLRNTFSLNANRPSMDALASPCEINQLAMFINFEQDPTASLGNRTFRNDFKNMNVFSFGQQHECLVGSVDLVYRNSWHEVRTLHFKGNMAMLDALKTMLGKMHHDAIRPKSVDVFCYSKHLRGVIRNSVYQLLAECIDMRLKPVEQEKKRSFKGLRISDQMYGLFFERRGVSVKKLENSVDFYRSISTNKLKGSPLLKLDKEQDYQLPNIIDSFASEGLVQFFFEDTAPNGFNIYVLDEANQVEVYQKLVGEKDELIASVNSFYTSVKDERSISSKLINFNLPQYYDVIHPENGADSYIVPYRNDSGYKRSQRVASA, encoded by the coding sequence TTGCAGGCATATACAACCAAGCTGACCGACAGACTGGATATTCTCAACCAGCAACGCGTAGAGCGTGCGCTGGCCCTAATGAATGTACCATGCCAGCAAGTATTTCATCAGATCCCAACTCTCCTTCACTTCAATCACCCTATTTTGCCTGGCTATTACTCTGAACTTACCCCATATGGCGTGTTCGGTATGGAGTTTAATGACCATCAGAAGAAGTACATTACCAATACCGAGTTAACGGTCGGCCATACGCTGCATCAAGCAGAGCAACCGGCGATTCACGCGCTTTATACCATGGGTAGTACTTCATCGATTGGCCAAAGCACGTCCAGTGATCTCGATATTTGGGTTTGTGTCTCTTCTGATATGCCTTCAATGGATAGGGAAGCGCTGACCAACAAGTGTTTATTGATTACCGAGTGGGCAAAAGGGCAAGGGGTTGAAGCAAACTTCTTCTTGATGGACGAGCAGCGCTTTCGCCATAACCACTCTGAAGAGATGACGGGTGATAACTGTGGCTCCTCACAGCACATGCTGCTGTTAGACGAGTTTTATCGCTCTGCAGTTCGTCTCGCGGGTAAACGATTATTGTGGCAAATCGTGCCCCCTGAAATGGAAGAGTGTTACGACCAATATGTAAGTCAACTGTGTCAGCAGCACTACATTGATTGTAACGAGTGGATTGATTTCGGCCAGCTTAATGGTATTCCTGCTGAAGAGTATTTTGGCGCGAATCTATGGCAACTGTATAAGAGTATTGATTCTCCATACAAATCGGTTCTTAAAGCGATTCTGCTGGAAGCGTATTCGTGGGAGTACCCGAATACCCAGCTTCTGAGCCTCGACAGCAAACGTCGTTTCTTCGCACAAGAGCCTGATCTTTATGGGATGGATTCCTATTACCTCATGCTTGAAAAGGTTACACGTTACCTAGAGCGTATTGGTGATCACGAGCGTCTAGAGTTGGTTCGTCGCTGTTTCTATCTTAAGACCCATGAAAAGCTATCGCGAGAGCCTGGCGTTGGCTCGGTCTCTGTACCTTGGCGACGTGAAGCGCTTGCCGACATGGTGGCGCAGTGGCAATGGGATCAAGACAAGATAGAAGAGCTTGATGACCGTCGTAATTGGAAAGTAGAACAAGTCAAAGTGGTTCATCACTCTTTACTTGATGCTTTGATGCAGAGCTACCGTAATCTTATCCAATTTGCACGTCGCAACAACATTACATCCGCGATCAGCCCACAAGACATTAGTATTCTGGCTCGTAAGCTTTATGCTGCTTTTGAGGTGTTGCCGGGTAAAGTGACACTGCTCAACCCGCAAATTTCCCCTGATCTGCATGAGTCTGATTTAACCTTTGTTGAGGTGAAGCCTGGGCAGACTAACCCTGAGGGTTGGTATCTCTACAAGCAGCCTTTGATTGCGCATCGTTTGATAGGTCAGCCTAAGTTAGAGCACAACCAGTATCTCAGTAAATTGGTGGCTTGGTCATTTTTTAATGGCTTGATTACTGAGTCAACTCGCCTGAACGCAGTTGTTCGCGATGCGGATATTGATATTGATAAGTTCTATCAAATGGTTGGCGATCTGAGAAATACGTTCTCTTTGAACGCGAATCGCCCTTCGATGGATGCATTGGCAAGCCCCTGTGAAATTAATCAACTGGCCATGTTCATTAACTTTGAACAGGACCCTACGGCGTCTTTAGGCAACCGAACTTTCCGTAATGACTTTAAAAACATGAACGTGTTTAGTTTTGGTCAGCAGCACGAATGCTTAGTGGGGAGTGTCGATCTTGTCTATCGTAACTCTTGGCATGAAGTTCGTACTTTGCACTTCAAAGGCAATATGGCGATGCTTGATGCGTTGAAAACGATGTTGGGTAAGATGCACCATGATGCGATTCGTCCTAAGTCTGTAGATGTGTTCTGTTACAGTAAGCATCTGCGTGGTGTGATTCGTAATTCGGTGTATCAGTTGCTTGCTGAGTGCATTGATATGCGCCTTAAGCCAGTTGAACAAGAGAAGAAACGTAGCTTCAAAGGCCTACGTATATCGGATCAGATGTATGGCTTGTTCTTCGAGCGCCGCGGTGTCTCCGTTAAGAAGCTTGAGAACTCAGTCGATTTCTATCGTAGTATCTCTACCAACAAGTTGAAGGGCTCACCACTGCTCAAACTGGATAAAGAGCAGGATTACCAACTGCCTAATATCATTGATAGTTTCGCGAGCGAAGGCCTAGTGCAGTTCTTCTTCGAAGATACTGCGCCAAACGGCTTCAATATCTATGTTTTGGATGAAGCAAATCAGGTTGAGGTTTATCAAAAACTGGTGGGTGAGAAAGATGAGCTGATTGCGAGTGTGAATAGTTTCTACACATCGGTCAAAGATGAGCGCTCTATCTCCTCTAAGCTGATTAACTTTAATCTGCCGCAGTATTATGACGTGATCCATCCCGAGAATGGTGCGGACAGCTATATTGTCCCTTATCGTAATGACTCTGGCTATAAACGCTCACAGCGCGTGGCCAGTGCGTAA
- the cyaY gene encoding iron donor protein CyaY — MNDTEFHQLVDSQMETIEEMIDESGADVDYETSGNVMTLEFEDRSQIIINRQEPKHEIWLASKSGGFHFQWKDGQWVCSKTDKELIDMVKEECEKHAGEEIEWP; from the coding sequence ATGAACGATACTGAATTTCATCAACTCGTCGATTCTCAAATGGAAACCATTGAAGAAATGATCGACGAATCGGGGGCGGATGTCGACTACGAGACCTCTGGTAACGTAATGACACTTGAGTTTGAAGACCGCAGCCAAATCATCATCAACCGCCAAGAGCCAAAGCACGAGATTTGGCTTGCGTCAAAGTCGGGCGGATTTCACTTCCAATGGAAGGATGGGCAATGGGTTTGTTCTAAGACCGACAAAGAGCTTATCGACATGGTGAAAGAAGAGTGTGAGAAGCACGCCGGCGAAGAGATAGAGTGGCCCTAG
- the lptM gene encoding LPS translocon maturation chaperone LptM produces MKKSLVVMFIVSTLAIAGCGQSGALYLPQDDTQSEQTQQQ; encoded by the coding sequence ATGAAAAAATCACTAGTAGTCATGTTTATTGTATCGACACTCGCGATTGCGGGTTGTGGTCAGTCAGGTGCTCTCTACTTGCCACAAGACGATACTCAAAGTGAACAAACACAACAGCAATAA
- the lysA gene encoding diaminopimelate decarboxylase, translating to MDYFNYQEDGQLWAEGVTLSSLAEQYGTPLYVYSRATLERHWNAFDKSVGDHPHLVCYAVKANSNLGVLNTLARLGSGFDIVSGGELERVVAAGGDPKKVVFSGVGKTEQEMQRALELGIKCFNVESEPELERLNSVAAKLGVKAPISLRINPDVDANTHPYISTGLRENKFGIAFDRAPDVYKFAQSLTNLEIHGIDCHIGSQLTDLEPFIDATDRLLALIDQLKDQGVSIKHLDVGGGLGVVYRDELPPQPSDYARALMERLVNHKELELIFEPGRAIAANAGVLLTKVEFLKHTEHKNFAIIDAAMNDLMRPALYQAWQDIVPVSPRQGEAVTYDLVGPICETGDFLGKDRALVLEQGDLLAVRSAGAYGFVMASNYNTRTRAAEVMVDGNQAHLVRQREELSSLWALEQILPE from the coding sequence TTGGATTACTTCAATTATCAGGAAGATGGGCAGCTTTGGGCTGAAGGTGTCACACTATCTTCTCTTGCAGAGCAATATGGAACGCCGCTTTACGTATACTCGCGTGCGACTTTAGAGCGTCATTGGAACGCCTTCGATAAGTCAGTGGGTGACCATCCTCATCTCGTTTGTTATGCCGTGAAAGCAAATTCAAACTTAGGTGTATTGAATACGCTGGCCCGCCTAGGCTCGGGCTTTGATATCGTATCTGGCGGTGAGCTAGAGCGTGTGGTCGCTGCGGGTGGTGACCCGAAGAAGGTCGTATTCTCAGGGGTTGGTAAAACAGAACAAGAGATGCAGCGTGCGCTAGAGCTTGGTATTAAGTGTTTCAATGTTGAGTCAGAGCCTGAGCTGGAGCGCCTGAATAGTGTTGCCGCTAAGCTAGGGGTTAAGGCACCGATTTCGTTGCGTATCAACCCGGATGTGGATGCGAATACTCACCCTTATATCTCAACAGGCCTGCGCGAAAACAAGTTTGGTATCGCCTTTGACCGTGCTCCTGATGTGTATAAGTTTGCTCAAAGCCTGACGAACCTAGAGATTCATGGCATCGATTGCCATATTGGCTCTCAGTTGACAGATCTTGAACCGTTTATTGATGCGACGGATCGTTTGCTTGCTTTGATCGATCAACTTAAAGACCAAGGTGTCAGCATTAAGCACCTCGATGTCGGTGGTGGTCTGGGTGTGGTTTATCGTGATGAACTACCGCCACAACCATCCGATTACGCACGTGCCTTGATGGAGCGCTTGGTGAATCACAAAGAGCTTGAGCTGATTTTTGAACCGGGTCGTGCTATCGCCGCGAATGCGGGCGTACTACTGACTAAGGTTGAATTCTTAAAGCACACTGAGCACAAGAACTTTGCCATTATTGATGCCGCAATGAACGATTTGATGCGCCCAGCACTCTATCAAGCGTGGCAGGATATCGTTCCTGTTTCACCGCGTCAGGGAGAGGCAGTCACTTACGATTTGGTTGGGCCTATCTGTGAGACAGGCGACTTCCTAGGTAAAGACCGTGCGCTTGTTCTTGAGCAAGGTGACCTTCTTGCAGTGCGCTCAGCGGGGGCATATGGGTTTGTTATGGCATCAAACTACAATACTCGAACACGCGCAGCTGAGGTGATGGTTGATGGCAATCAAGCTCACTTGGTTCGTCAAAGAGAAGAACTATCCAGCCTTTGGGCCCTAGAGCAGATTTTACCGGAGTAA
- the dapF gene encoding diaminopimelate epimerase: MHFHFSKMHGLGNDFMVVDCITQNIFFSPDLIRRLADRHTGVGFDQLLVVEAPYDPETDFHYRIFNADGSEVEQCGNGARCFARFVRMKGLTNKFSISVSTKKGKMVLNIEEDDQVTVNMGVPEFEPSKIPFKAKQQEKTYILRAEDKTLFCGAVSMGNPHVVTVVDDVLTADVETLGPLLESHERFPERVNAGFMQVLNRNAVNLRVYERGAGETQACGSGACGAVAVGIVQGLLDEQVKVTLPGGELNIQWKGPGKPLYMTGPATHVFDGQLSC; the protein is encoded by the coding sequence ATGCACTTCCATTTTTCTAAAATGCATGGTTTGGGTAACGACTTTATGGTCGTTGATTGTATCACCCAAAATATCTTCTTTTCACCGGATCTGATCCGTCGCTTAGCGGATCGTCATACGGGGGTAGGCTTTGATCAACTTCTAGTGGTCGAGGCTCCTTATGATCCTGAAACTGATTTCCACTATCGCATCTTTAATGCCGATGGCAGTGAAGTAGAGCAGTGTGGCAATGGCGCTCGTTGTTTTGCGCGTTTTGTGCGGATGAAAGGGCTAACGAACAAGTTCAGCATTAGCGTCAGCACCAAGAAAGGCAAGATGGTGCTCAATATTGAAGAAGATGACCAGGTGACCGTTAATATGGGAGTGCCTGAGTTCGAACCAAGTAAAATCCCATTTAAGGCAAAGCAACAAGAGAAGACCTATATTCTGCGTGCTGAAGATAAGACTTTGTTCTGTGGCGCAGTGAGCATGGGTAACCCTCATGTTGTTACCGTTGTCGATGATGTACTGACGGCTGACGTAGAGACGCTTGGCCCTCTACTTGAATCTCATGAGCGTTTCCCTGAGCGAGTCAATGCAGGGTTTATGCAAGTACTGAATCGCAATGCGGTGAACCTGCGTGTGTATGAGCGTGGTGCAGGAGAAACTCAAGCTTGTGGTAGTGGTGCTTGTGGCGCGGTTGCAGTAGGTATTGTTCAAGGCCTGCTTGATGAACAAGTTAAGGTTACCTTGCCGGGCGGTGAGCTGAACATTCAATGGAAGGGGCCTGGCAAACCACTGTATATGACAGGTCCTGCAACACACGTCTTTGATGGGCAGCTGTCTTGTTAG
- a CDS encoding DUF484 family protein, producing MSQVEANALTAEVVTEYLRDHPDFFLSRPELVERLALPHQDQGAVSLVHVQLQRQRQRIEELEEEITALMSLARQNDQTFHDFMSLQEQVLKSDSVVDAIDSVEQLAQDLNLVAYIKLLDSPSAQYQLAGDVFKRFVTNHLNGKPAYLGRLRQTDRQSLFSDEEQAPELGSYVVLPLGFKQPFGLLAFSSEDGGHFQPQMDTLFLRHLAMVLTHVINTQPWKAVVADERICSTTA from the coding sequence TTGTCTCAAGTGGAAGCCAATGCGCTAACTGCAGAGGTGGTGACGGAATATTTACGTGACCACCCTGATTTCTTTTTGTCTCGTCCAGAGCTTGTTGAGCGTTTAGCTCTGCCGCACCAAGACCAAGGTGCCGTTTCTCTCGTTCATGTCCAATTGCAGCGTCAACGTCAGCGAATTGAAGAGCTGGAAGAGGAAATTACGGCTCTGATGTCTCTTGCAAGACAAAATGACCAGACTTTCCATGATTTTATGAGCTTGCAGGAGCAGGTGCTCAAAAGTGATTCTGTTGTCGATGCAATAGACTCAGTCGAACAGCTTGCACAAGATTTGAACCTGGTTGCTTACATTAAGCTGCTGGATAGCCCATCAGCGCAATATCAATTAGCGGGTGATGTCTTCAAGCGTTTCGTGACGAACCATCTGAATGGTAAACCTGCTTATTTGGGGCGTCTGCGACAAACTGATCGTCAAAGCCTGTTTTCCGATGAAGAACAGGCACCCGAACTGGGTTCATACGTCGTCCTCCCTCTAGGATTCAAACAGCCTTTTGGTCTTCTCGCTTTTTCTAGTGAAGATGGTGGGCACTTCCAACCTCAGATGGATACTCTGTTTTTGCGCCACCTTGCGATGGTGCTTACCCATGTGATTAATACTCAACCTTGGAAAGCGGTAGTAGCGGATGAGCGAATCTGTAGCACCACTGCCTAA